The DNA window ATAACGACGATGACAATGAAAATACCCGCGTGGAAATTTCGCCTTGCATATAGCTAGGTTCTGAATAGTTTTTCTAGATTCTGTCTAGCATCTATCTAGAAAAAATGGCTAGTACCAAGCTGTATATGTAACTTTCTGAATCTTAGTCTCTAAACATATAATCTATCTAGAAAGTAGCTATAGTATTTCTCGCTCCTTCCTGGCCACTGCATAAGACCAAAGATGAagggttaaaattttatttttatattttctcaattctcTGAAGCTCTATTCAAGGCCCAAGGGACTCTCTTTGAGTGCAAAAATGATACTACACTTTGCTGTTAGATAAACCTATTGAGCTCACTATACACATCGAGAGATAACTTGTTGCTGTAggtgattttcttttataagccttttggtgttttctcacgagaaggaGAAGCGCCGTGCCCTCGTCTAGCAGCGATCTCGCAAACTATTCGCGGCTGCTGCGGAataatgatatacatatatatctagtacatataaaatagatcTTATTACAATATTCTCACTATATTATGTacggtatatatatttacagtacagtaatcaaaataaagaaattatttcgtcATTTTTGGTAATGTTACATTTTCTGACACTAAAAATAagctttaaacattaaaagatatttagattgcaaaagtaaattctaagaatgaacgagaaataatatactaatttagatataacagatccgttctaataatatacgaataatgatatattaaagaaaatattataagaatattctcAGTACATTATATACGGTACGTATGTTCACAGTATGAGTACAGGATATTCTGATGGTATCATGTGCTATGTGggtatatatcatatttaaattaacgaaaaatgttcctgtacattttttcataatcatattttaatatttttaactataatgtaaatattgtaaattgtgaaaacatttttacagttacatataagatacatatttatattttatttgattgaaattttatacatatttgtatattacatgtattatatatatttcattttagaGAACAGTTATGAGTATTACTATatcttattgaaatttttagaacTATCTGATACTCAAAAAGAAATGCAAGAAGTAGCGCGAAAGTTTACTAGAGAAGAGATTATCCCAGTAGCTGCAGAATATGATAGAACAGGAAAATATCCATgggatattattaaaaaggcATGGAGTATTGGTCTTCTAAATAAAAGCATTCCACAACATTGTGGTAAGTTTGacatatcaaattttattatgaatgtgtgtgtgtatgtacaataaaattttgacatatatatatatatatatatatacatatacatatacatatatacatacatatatatatatatatatatacacacacactcactcgaaaaaaaagcggtacacctaaaatttgtcaaaaaatcactaaacttccaatgaccataactacgcgagtaataaagatagaaaggtttataaaaaaagaaattaaagcttcaaatgtctactttaagaattgatttagtaaaattttgcgtaataattttttttaaaatggcgtatgacaaaacGAGAGcatgcaaaattgaaaaatattggtccgagtttgcgacgatccatggcgtgaggcaagtatcgcaacttaatgggataaaaagcatgcgatagtacagagttttcccttcaaaatgcttttttactcgtcttgatacgatgatttttcgttgagatatgcgcatttaaagtaaaaaaactgcctttttattcaaatgcgcatatctcagcgaaaaatcattgtatcgagacgagtaaaaaagcattttgaagggaaaactctgtactatcgcatgctttttatcccatcaagttgcgatacttgcctcacgccatggatcgtcgcaaactcggaccaatatttttcaatttcgcatgctctcgctttgtcatacgccattttgaaaaaaattattatgcaaaattttactaaatcaattcttaaagtagacatttgaagctttaatttctttttttagaaacctttttatctttattactcgcgtagttatcgtcattggaagtttagtgattttttgacaaattttaagtgtaccgcttttttttcgactgaatgtatatatatgtgtgtgtgtgtgtgtgtgtgtgtgtgtgtgtgtgtgtgtgtgtgtgtgtgtgtgtgtgtgtgtgtgtgtgtgtgtgtgtgtgtgtgtgtgtgtgttatgtattatacaaCACACCAAGTATAGTATAGATATAGCATAACATTGTTAGATAGAGAATAATACTGatgcaagaataaaatttacaaacttATAACTTATTCCAGGTGGTTTAGAAAGTAGTATTTTTGATTCATGCTTGGTTACTGAAGAATTGGCTTACGGATGTACAGGAATAACAACTGCAATAGAAACCACAGTTCTTGGAGTATGTCTCTTTTTTGTTATGAACGATATCTCAGTTCTAtatcacataaaattttagcaataattttcttaataaaataaaaattaatttttcttcggTTTTATTAAGTTCCAATTcctttattaaatcttatattttatttacttaatacagcaatcacacatacacacatacaccgcacgcgcgcgcgcgtgtgtgtgtgtgtaaaatttttctagttttattataaatatacatatatttatatttttacccATTTAGCAAACTCCAGTTATCATAGCTGGAACAAAGGAACAGCAAAAGAAATATCTTGGCAGACTTTTAGAAGAGCCACTTGTTGCggtaaatttacaattaaatttgcatgtaaaagttaattacatatatatgtatgaatgtatatatatttataggcATATTGTGTTACTGAACCTGCTGCAGGATCTGACGTGGCAGGTATCAAAACTAAAGctgaaaagaaaggaaaagaatggATAATTAATGGCACAAAGATGTGGATTACAAATGGTGGTGTTGCCAATTGGTACAATAACATGCTCcaatatttagcattaatttctaaaaagcattatttacattttcacctTTTTTATCATATAGGTATTTTGTTCTGGCAAGAACAAATCCAGATCCAAAAGCTCCAGCTAATAAAGCTTTTACAGGTTTTATTGTAGAACGTAAAAGTGATGGCTTAACTCCTGGTCGTAAGGTAATTTCCAATatgataaactttatttatattttattgaattctattaaaatttttactgataCGACCTGCTTTTCACTTCTTTAAGGAAATTAATATGGGGCAAAGAGCAAGCGACACACGAATGATAACATTCGAAGACGTTCGTGTTCCTGAAGAGAATGTATTGCTTAAAGAAGGAGAAGGTTTTAAAATAGCTATGAAGACTTTTACTAGAACACGATCACCAGTAATATGTCTATTCATTCGTTAAATGccaaataagtttaatataacatttatgcaaacgttatcttcatttttatattgcaggTTGCAGCATCGTCTACTGGTTTGGCCCAGAGAGCTTTGGACGAAGCAACGAAATATTCGATGGAACGCAAAACATTTGGTATACCAATAGCGCAACATCAAGCAATAGCTTTTATGCTAGCTGATATGGCTGTTGGCGTTGAAACTTCTAGATTAGCATGGATGAAGGCAGCCTGGGCTGCTGACAAAGATTTACCGAATGCTACATTGCTCGCTAGTATCGCAAAATGTTATAGTGCTGATGTAGCTAATAAATGTGCTACAGACGCTGTACAGGtacgatataataatttatatatctatgaaTTTTATGTTAAGTTGTAACAGTCAGTAAAAGGCTCGAGTATGTTctctttttacaatttgtcatacatgataatttttcaatttaggTTTTCGGTGGTGCGGGTTTCAATTCCGAGTATCCAGTAGAGAAGCTTATGCGCGatgcaaaaatttatcagaTATATGAAGGTACTTCACAGATTCAAAAGTTGATTATATCGCGTGGTCTCTTTGACGAAGCTAAACAAAAGAGCAGCTAAATAATCATGTGCCAATTGAGTtatgaagaaaatttgaattataaaatttatttttataaagaagtattttttttagtattcttattaaagttacaaaatgGTAAACTTATATCTACATCTAACATATCATATGCAATGTTTATACTCTTAGAATATGTGCTTATACTTTTAGaacattatacattaatataaggtaaaagttgaaatttttatacttaaatgtgatttataaatttgaaataattatttaaaaaatatatgtcaaCTAcacaaattatgcaaattttttaatgtaaataaaggattgtaatatttcacacaaaaaataatattttatgaaatcataattctttttaatttattccgaAAACcgatagaaattatttaagaactatgtgaatataaaaactaaCGAAGTATTAACGAAAAAGCAGATTTGTATACAGTGTTAGctacaattttaattgctccgatatacaatatttagttCTTTAcgtgtttacatttttatggaatttaatttatgacgGAGCCTTTATtgtgtatttaaaaagttaaaccCTCAAAGGGATcgcgattaaaataaaattgtttcattcTTTAACTCTCGATAATCTTTCGTATCTCGGGGAATTTTTTATGTGAGTCGATTTCAACACATTTGTACTTTAGCAAAGGAATGAACAACTAGCAactataatagaaaaaaacgcAGACTCTTAGTCGCGCAACGACGTCAAAGGCGAAGGCTCGCAAATGCGGGAAGCTTGTGCGTGTTTTCGTCGTGACACGTTGGACCATTTTAAAAGGGCCGCGCTCCCATAACAAACGGCGCTAACCACGCCACGATCAGGAGTGCGTTAGTCAAGTGTAGAGTCCTATATAAGAAAGAAACGAAATCAGCTGCTATCTTGAGCTCATTTTGAGATTTGGCAACGCTGCGTTGTAGCACATGTTTATAGTGGAACTCCAATACATTGTCATGCATAACCTAACCTGTCTAATTGGAAATAAGATTTAGAAGTTACTCCGAATTGTTTTGAGATAACTTATACAGAAGAAAACCTCTTGTTGGGTAAGTTGAAAGTGAAATACTGttgctatttaatttaattaataattccttatttattttattaaagcaataacaaaaagaaaggaaCACGAAAGAAACACATAAATTAATAGCTTCTCAATGTTTGAAACACCGCTAATTTACGGACTCAACATGGCATCAACCAATCAGAAATTTCGACGTCGATTTCGCTTCTCTCTTATACAGGACTTTAATCAAGTGCATTGTTCATTTTGAAAACGTATTACGCATGGTGTAAGGAGACAagggccggtattcatagtcgaatcttactCAAGACCCATCTTAATCCACACAGTATactttatcctagggatgtcccTAGGAGGTCATTTTGgaatatcgcaatatcgttggatatccgtggaccATTTAcgatatccaagggatatcCAAAAGATccacaaatgtccaccgatttgacatcctgtggatatctcaaacgatatccagaggatgtccaagAGATTTCTtaagatatcgtaatataccctcccagtgaacacagtaatatagtagcagcgtaacagcaatgtaatcgaatataacaggttacgttactctgaagttacacgtaacttacatgtaagttacaattttcgactcagcaatataacatgttataattacatgttatctaaccgtcacacaacagttacaaagaaaaataaaataaaataaaaatttcattttttttaaattatttttatcaacagcacatactaaatttaggataaatttttattaattaattaaatttaaattatgttattttttattttattcttacttgccgctgctaggtttgaacccggaaccttaggatgacgaaccttgtactctacctgctacgccaatttgactcatcgatatgggtacttgttattgtctacatatacctatatgttataaactgacgcaactatattattttttataaaagcaattaaattttgcaaaacatattaaaaataaacagcattaatttatttacttattaatttcattgttaaatttatttttttccataaccttaataatttgatggaaattacGATccatttagcactaatctttgaagcgttcaaatgattaattagatggttaactatatagatcataattctaagaaaaattgaatagtatacatttattattctgtttttgttcagcacatgatgaatttagattttgtgcattttttgtgcgcagtaattgtaccgttatttttgaaaacattatctttataataattttttttattatcaaatagatctgtcattcaggatgttataatgttgtctgatttctgagtcaactacgacgcatcgtttcgtaataacattgatacgaacgtgttatgttacgattatacaatttttgttgaataactgtaacgccaaaacgatataacagctatatcattcacttgcgtataacaaatattacgtaacagattatttccatgtcatatagaacctacatatcacaagaataacaatgttaaattacatgtaacttctatgttatattgccgctataaaatgtgttcactgggatagTTTACGCCACATACgctatagatttttagtactggcagtgaatatcaaAATGCAGtcttagtttatattttatcatatgattatgtaatatgtatagtatttatgctttatatacGGTgtgcatttaaatattgtgtgaaaagttgaataattttgtaataatattacatatgtatacacagtatgtattatgtatatgttttacttttgtatattGTGTGAAGTTTTATGatatcccaggtagcaaggtgacgttaatacgacgtcaataattcgtcatttaaggtcgcagacgtcatgttaccaaattaagacgtaatagtaacgtcattttttgacctattaattacgccagtcatttatccatcctacaacgtatttccgacgtcatattcttgactaattaataacgtcagttaattgatcattttacgacgtattaataagattttattagttactaattactgacgttaactataattctttgtaataattgacgatttgacctcaaatgacaaattattgaggtctagtggacgacaccttgttacctataactatcattatttaaagaatggttaataaacaacattattaaaattaatataatattttatataattaatactatcaatattttagaatcatcccaggcagcacataatatttatgataaatatttattaatatttattaatatttattttttcaaaatattatataaatattttacacatattttatatatacgaagaaaaaaatctttattcaacatattaaaatatagattaaatattttatataatatttatggtaaataaaagataaagatttgtataagtaatattttgtaaatatttataaatatttcataaatatttttataatatttatgataaatctttatgatttgtcaaatctaagaccacaaaaatatttataaaatatttagataaatatttataaaatatttggataaatatttatataatattttaataaatattataaatattttataaatattttataaatattgcgtgctgtctggggtataatttagctttatcaaaagaacagagcaaaaacatatttttataagttattgcACATGTTATTCGCATATGTagaaatcaggaaaaaaactgtaaatttatatttatttataaaaatattagttaactacaagtttcatgtttctcgcatctattgaactgatctataacaaatatgtattcatgatcatcaagtgttcatggatcatcacaaagggctaagtagcgtacgatcttcgaagtcaagcaacgtcgacggcggttcagagttggatgggtgaccgcggaagttaggcaattccaaacgtgactatggtgtggtgggtcgtgatgcttgttgagaaacaacgtagatttttttttacattataattatgttatttcgatattttcataatgcaagtactgcatatataggacatgtacccgaaatattttctaaaacttcataataacggcttttactacctgggatagtcataaaaatgacgttaaaatgtcgtctttattaaatgtaacctaaaaacctatgttttttcataaaaataacaataaaataccgtcaaatgtacgatactagcttcttgaaaatgacgtcaataatatgaaaataatgacgtatttttgacgtcaatatatgacgtcgttaagatgagacaaatgtacgtcagttttacgacatttagacgtcattttatctcgacattatgacgtctggttcgtcataaaatgaccaaaaaatgccgtcaattagacgtcaccttgctacctgggatgtattatgttttatatatatacatatttatataaaatgtttatatgtgTGGATGTATAGATGTATATCTTACATTACTACATTAATGTGGTATGTAAATGGTGTACATCATGATGTGTTGTGCTATgcatcacatttttttaaccacACCAGATATAAAACCTGTTGTTCAGCTATACCACACTAGTTCAcactattttttcttctaatatcgaaaaaaaggtaaatggTCAATTaaaggtgtgtgtgtgtgtgtgtgtgtgtgtgtacttaTGAAAAACAGACTTATATCTGACAGTCCGCAGTTTGTTTATAAGTGGGACAGGAAAAATTTGTTGCATTGCACtctaatcattattatttttatttaatatttaattttaagaaaacaaaatgtttt is part of the Monomorium pharaonis isolate MP-MQ-018 chromosome 2, ASM1337386v2, whole genome shotgun sequence genome and encodes:
- the LOC118644420 gene encoding probable medium-chain specific acyl-CoA dehydrogenase, mitochondrial, which encodes MMLRKIFRPKMFQKMARSFSAAAESAQGYSFELSDTQKEMQEVARKFTREEIIPVAAEYDRTGKYPWDIIKKAWSIGLLNKSIPQHCGGLESSIFDSCLVTEELAYGCTGITTAIETTVLGQTPVIIAGTKEQQKKYLGRLLEEPLVAAYCVTEPAAGSDVAGIKTKAEKKGKEWIINGTKMWITNGGVANWYFVLARTNPDPKAPANKAFTGFIVERKSDGLTPGRKEINMGQRASDTRMITFEDVRVPEENVLLKEGEGFKIAMKTFTRTRSPVAASSTGLAQRALDEATKYSMERKTFGIPIAQHQAIAFMLADMAVGVETSRLAWMKAAWAADKDLPNATLLASIAKCYSADVANKCATDAVQVFGGAGFNSEYPVEKLMRDAKIYQIYEGTSQIQKLIISRGLFDEAKQKSS